Genomic DNA from Candidatus Methylomirabilota bacterium:
GCAGGCGGCCGGGTCGACCGTCTCCAGCGGCGCCGCCACCATTATCGCCGCGGACGTGGTGCTGCAGGGGACGCTCAACGCGGGGGCGGCGGCGGTGACCCTGCGGCCGGGGCTGCTGACGGAGACCATCGGGGTGGAGGACGCGAGCAAGCAGTTCAGCCTCACCAATGCCGAGCTGAGCAACATCACGACCACCGGCACGGTGACGGTTGGGCAGAACACGAACACGGGGGGGATCACCATCGGCACGGACACCCTCGTGACCCAGAGCAAGGCCCTGACCTTCCTGAGCGCCGGCAATATCGTGGTCAATGCCAACGGGCTGACCAATGCCGGCACGGTCACCATGACGGCCTCCGGCACCGGGGCCATCACCACCTCTGGCCCCCTGGCCACCACCGGCAATCGCAACATCGCCCTGACGACGACGAACGCCCCGATCACCACCAATGGGGCGATCACCGCCGCGGGCTCCGGCACCGTGACCCTGACCGCCGGGGGCGCGGTGAACGGCAAGATCACGGTCAACAACGCGATCAGCTCCGGCGCCGGGGCGATCACGTTGACGGCCGACGACATCGACATCAATGCGCCGCTGAGCAGCACCGGGGCTCTGACGTTGCAGCCCGTCACGCCCAGCCAGAGCATCGGCATCGCTGGCGGCGCGGGGGCCTTCAGCCTGAGCAGCTCCGACCTCGCCAACCTGACGGACGGCTTCAGCAGCATCACGATTGGGCGGGCCAACGGAAGCGGTCTCATCACCATCAACGCGGTGACCTTCAATGACCCGGTGACGATCCAGGCCCCCTCGGGGCCGATTATCGTGGACGGGCCGATCACAGGCACAGGCAACGCCTCGATCTTTTTGAACAGCAGCGAATCCGTTGGCCAGCAGATAACCCTAAATGCGGGGATCACGACAGCGGGTCAGCTCATCTCGCTGGACAACGTTGTTTTGGGTGCCGATGTGACGCTGGACACCACGAATGCCGGAGCGTCCCCTGCAGGAGCGAACATCACTTTCAGAACGACCACGATCGATGCTGACTCAGCGGCGAACAGTCGCGCGCTGACGCTGACGGCAGGGACGGGCGGGGCTGTCACCTTACCCGGCGCAGTGGGAGGAGCGGAGGCGCTGGGCTCCCTGACGGTGTCGAGCTCGAACACGGTGACCGCGGCGGCGGTGACGACGAGCGGCAACATCGTCCTCAACTCCCAGAATGCGGTTTCCCTGGCCGGCGCGGTGAATGCCGGCGCCGGGACCATCACGCTGGCGGGCGGGTCGATTGTCCAGAACGCGAATGTAAGCACCGCGGGCACGGGGACGATCACGGCGACGGCGACGACGGGGCCCATCACCATGGCCGATGGGACGACCTCCAGCACCGCGGCTGGCACGGGGGACATTACGTACACTGCGGCCGGCACCATCACCCTGGCCACGCTATCCGCGGGCGGGGCAGCCACCGTGAACTCGATCGGGGGCTCAATCCTGGACGGCAACATCGCCCCGCTCAATGTCGCTGCGGGCGCCGGCGCCACGCTTCTGGCGGGAGGTGGAGTCATCGGAACGCTCGCCGCGCCCATCGATGTGCAGGTGACCAACCTGGCGAATGTGAACGCCACCGGCCAGATCGGCGGGGTGTCGATCAATATCAATGGAACGACGGGGGATAACACCCTGCACTTCCTGTCCACGGTGCCGGGCCAGATTTACTTCAACGGTATCCTCCTGTACCCTCTGTCTCCGTCCCCCGTGAGCTTCCTCGGCGGAAGCGGCCTCGAGCCGATTCTCTCTCCCCTGCAGCAGGCACTGTCCGCCTGTGAGACCGTCGCGGTCCCCGGGGGCGACGGGATCCTGAAGCTTCGGGGCTTCTGCCGGGACGGTGGCCGCTCCTGGTCCCTCGCCCCCGCCGAGTCCTTTTCCCCCTGACTTTTCTTCGCTCTCTGCCGCCAGCCTCGGCGGACGAGCGGGCGGGAGTCAGCGCTTCCAGCGCCTCGAGGGACCGCTCGATCGTCACGCCGTCCGGATCGAAATTGCCGTCAAGGAAGAGCTCGGTCAGCCCTTCCTGGGCGTAGCGTTGGACCTCCTCCCCGATCTCCTCAAGGTCCCTAGCTAGAGCGGCCGCCCGTCTCTGCCCTGTGGGTGGGCGAAGAGGCGTAAGCTCCCGCGTCAGCCCCGGGGGGAATGGTCATGACGGCGGCCTGGCTGCGTTCAGTCGCGTCGGAGCTCCGGGAGGACTGTCCGGGCGAAGAGCTCGATGTTCTTCACGGCGAGGGCGTGGGGCAGGCTGCCGAACTGAAACAGGGCCATGAGCACGCCCGCGCCCAGCTCGCGCATCTGGGCCCGGATCTCGCGGACGACGTAGTCGGGGTCGCCCACGAGGGTCATCCCCTCCTTCTGGGTGAGGTCGAAGTCGAGCTCGTAGAGGGGGAGCTCCTCAGCGCTCCGGACGTCCGGCGGGCGCCGCGGCGGCGTCTGGCCGAGGAGTTTCATCGACCCGCGGTGGTAGCTCAGGAGCTTCTGCCAGAAGTAATCGAGATGCGGCTCGGCCTCCTCGCGGGCTCGGGCGTTCGTCTCCGCCACGTAGACGTGGCGCAGCACGTGGCAGTGCTCGGGCCCGGGCGTCCAGCCGTGCTGCGCCGCGAAGGCCCGATAGCGGTCGAAGATCGACCGCGTGCGCGCGTTGGACCGGTAGGCCGCGCCGGTGGGCACCCGACGGCGCGCGGCCAGCTCGAGCCCCTCGTCGCTGTCGGCGGGAAGGATGATGGGCGGGTGCGGCTGCTGGAGGGGTCGCGGCCAGATCGAGACCCGGTCGTAGCTCCAGTATTTTCCGTGCCACGCGAACGGCTCGTGCGTCGTCCACGCCTTGACGATCAGATCCCACGCTTCCTGCAAGCGCTCCCGGGCCTCGGGGAGCGGCACCCCGAGAGCCAGGTACTCCTGCGGCACCCCGCGGACGAAGCCCGAGATGATCCGGCCGCCCGACATGACGTCGAGCATGGCGACCTCCTCGGCGAGCCGCACGGGGTGGGCGTGGAGCGCGGGCAGGTTGCCGAGGATCCCGATCTTGATCCGCCGCGTGCGCTGGGTCAGCGCGGCCGCGATGATGTTCGGCGAGGGCATGAGGCCATAAGGCTTGGCGTGGTGCTCGTTGATGCAGATCGCCTCGAACCCGTACTCTTCGTACAGGACCATCTGGTCGAGATG
This window encodes:
- a CDS encoding LLM class flavin-dependent oxidoreductase, whose translation is MKVYAFDLMPWPYLDEPSYYPDANALYDPARGQEIYAQHLDQMVLYEEYGFEAICINEHHAKPYGLMPSPNIIAAALTQRTRRIKIGILGNLPALHAHPVRLAEEVAMLDVMSGGRIISGFVRGVPQEYLALGVPLPEARERLQEAWDLIVKAWTTHEPFAWHGKYWSYDRVSIWPRPLQQPHPPIILPADSDEGLELAARRRVPTGAAYRSNARTRSIFDRYRAFAAQHGWTPGPEHCHVLRHVYVAETNARAREEAEPHLDYFWQKLLSYHRGSMKLLGQTPPRRPPDVRSAEELPLYELDFDLTQKEGMTLVGDPDYVVREIRAQMRELGAGVLMALFQFGSLPHALAVKNIELFARTVLPELRRD